Proteins encoded within one genomic window of Ptiloglossa arizonensis isolate GNS036 chromosome 3, iyPtiAriz1_principal, whole genome shotgun sequence:
- the LOC143144053 gene encoding succinate--CoA ligase [GDP-forming] subunit beta, mitochondrial: MLRIASRKPLYSIKIMKKIFKCNVKQMRNLNLLEYQSKELLRDCGVSVQNFAIIDDINKTNSALETLYGNEYVIKAQVLAGGRGKGWFDNGFKGGVHLIKDRKAVVDIVKNMLGHRLITKQTSKDGILVQKIMVAESVNILRETYICILMDRQHNGPVLIASPSGGMDIETVAEKSPELIKTVPLDIYYGIDDNIAKDVCIFLGFLDPDVQQKAIFELKNLWKLFVDIDALQVEINPLVETTDKQVVAVDAKIAFDDNAQFRQQDLFALESNDVKDPRETDALRFNLNYVSMDGNIGCLVNGAGLAMATMDIIKLNGGSPANFLDVGGGVKEDQVYQAFRILSEDPKVKVILVNVFGGIVNCATIAKGIIAASQNLQLKIPLVVRLEGTNVGEAKKCLAESGLPIITANDLDEAAKKAVVSVKA, encoded by the exons atGTTGCGTATTGCAAGTCGAAAGCCGCTTTATTcaattaaaattatgaaaaaaatatttaaatgtaatgtGAAACAaatgagaaatttaaatttactcGAATATCAAAGCAAAGAGCTCCTGAGAGATTGCGGGGTTTCTGTGCAAAATTTTGCTATTATTGATgatataaataaaacgaattCTGCATTAGAAACATTGT ATGGAAATGAATATGTTATTAAAGCTCAAGTATTAGCTGGTGGACGTGGAAAAGGATGGTTTGATAATGGTTTCAAAGGTGGAGTACATCTTATAAAAGA TCGTAAAGCAGTTGTAGatattgtgaaaaatatgtTAGGTCATCGTCTTATTACGAAACAGACATCAAAAGATGGCATATTAGTACAGAAAATTATGGTAGCAGAGTCTGTAAATATTCTACGTGAAACATATATTTGTATTCTTATGGATAGACAGCACAATGGTCCTGTGTTAATTGCTTCGCCATCAGGTGGCATGGACATTGAAACAGTTGCTGAGAAAAGCCCAGAATTAATAAAAACAGTACCACTTGATATATACTATGGGATTGATGATAATATTGCTAAAGACGTTTGTATCTTTTTGGGCTTTCTAGATCCAGATGTGCAACAGAAAGcaatattcgaattaaaaaatttgtggaAGCTATTTGTAGATATTGATGCCTTGCAAGTTGAAATTAATCCATTGGTTGAAACAACAGATAAACAAGTAGTAGCAGTTGATGCAAAAATAGCATTTGATGATAATGCACAATTTAGGCAGCAAGATTTGTTTGCTTTAGAGAGTAATGATGTTAAAGATCCTAGAGAAACAGATGCCTTAcggtttaatttaaattatgttAGCATGGATGGCAATATAGGATGTTTAG TAAATGGTGCTGGCTTAGCAATGGCGACTATGGATATAATTAAACTCAATGGTGGATCTCCAGCAAATTTTTTGGATGTGGGAGGAGGTGTTAAAGAAGATcaggtttatcaagcatttagAATACTTAGTGAGG atCCAAAAGTGAAAGTAATTCTCGTAAATGTATTTGGAGGTATTGTAAATTGTGCCACAATAGCAAAAGGAATCATTGCCGCATCTCAGAACTTACAACTGAAAATTCCACTTGTTGTGAGATTAGAAG GTACTAATgtaggagaagcaaagaaatgtctTGCAGAAAGTGGTCTGCCAATTATTACGGCAAATGATTTGGATGAAGCAGCAAAGAAAGCAGTTGTGTCTGTAAAAGCTTAA